One Punica granatum isolate Tunisia-2019 chromosome 3, ASM765513v2, whole genome shotgun sequence genomic window carries:
- the LOC116201470 gene encoding probable serine/threonine-protein kinase DDB_G0278665 — protein sequence MDSVSSGSMQSSSGGDDEYDSRGESISAFLNSNPNPSHLGDGTITGLPRQHHQLQPPQMALHSPSPSMFDPLMCNFFDPMATRSASLTAGPNSILNLDMAAWSKSPRPDPNCTDLGGFGLAPMQLQPLPGYSNQGQGRGCVPGPTSFPVLSEPEGLKQLGSISGSAANEQVPVTGTTTTTTNNGVSGGNTLGRNPKKRSRASRRAPTTVLTTDTTNFRAMVQEFTGIPAPPFTAPPFQRSRLDLFGSASGAPSYLLRPFAQKIQPQIVPPFAPPSSASSNSSSSSFPTSMIDALASTAAGNNVTNTDLGLLKPSPSFLNQNASNPVLDFQSLFQAPGGQKYPVASSSMFPPKTLGSSDIPGSDHNHHMKIGVLEEFGLGHGQVSTQLQAGLPNLESSDRTLSENNNNNNDDDNPHPNWHADGGRTNDGSSQGMLRPLGGNFGRIGSSDRGPGSGGTRGEGMVESWICSSD from the coding sequence ATGGATTCGGTTAGCAGCGGGAGCATGCAGTCCTCGAGCGGCGGGGACGACGAGTACGACTCGCGCGGGGAGTCGATCTCGGCCTTCTTGAACAGCAACCCTAACCCGTCCCACCTTGGCGATGGCACCATCACGGGCCTGCCGCGTCAGCATCACCAGCTGCAGCCTCCGCAGATGGCCCTCCACTCCCCGTCCCCATCCATGTTCGACCCGCTGATGTGCAACTTCTTTGACCCTATGGCGACCCGGTCGGCCTCCCTCACAGCAGGGCCGAACTCGATCCTCAACCTCGACATGGCTGCGTGGTCCAAGAGCCCGAGGCCTGACCCGAACTGCACTGATCTCGGCGGGTTCGGCCTCGCACCAATGCAGCTGCAGCCTCTCCCGGGCTATAGTAATCAAGGACAAGGCCGGGGATGCGTTCCCGGGCCTACTAGTTTTCCGGTCCTTTCGGAGCCCGAGGGTCTGAAGCAGTTAGGATCTATCTCGGGATCCGCAGCGAATGAGCAGGTTCCCGTAACTggcaccaccaccaccaccaccaacaACGGCGTGAGCGGCGGCAATACCTTAGGGAGGAACCCGAAGAAGAGATCCCGAGCCTCCCGGCGGGCCCCCACCACCGTCCTGACCACCGACACGACCAACTTCCGGGCCATGGTCCAAGAGTTCACCGGGATTCCGGCCCCGCCATTCACTGCCCCGCCCTTCCAGAGAAGCCGGCTTGATCTATTTGGCTCGGCCTCGGGGGCTCCATCATACCTTTTGAGGCCATTTGCTCAAAAGATACAGCCCCAGATAGTCCCGCCCTTTGCTCCTCCTTCGTCGGCCTCCTCGAACTCATCGTCTTCCTCATTCCCTACTTCGATGATCGATGCCTTAGCTTCAACCGCGGCAGGTAATAACGTCACTAACACCGATCTCGGCCTCCTCAAACCGTCACCGAGCTTTCTTAACCAGAACGCGTCAAACCCGGTTCTCGATTTCCAGTCTCTCTTCCAAGCACCCGGCGGCCAGAAATACCCTGTCGCCAGTTCATCTATGTTCCCTCCAAAGACCCTGGGATCATCGGATATTCCGGGGAGTGATCATAATCACCATATGAAAATCGGCGTGTTGGAGGAGTTTGGTCTTGGCCATGGGCAAGTGAGCACACAATTGCAAGCGGGGCTCCCGAACTTGGAATCCTCAGACAGGACATTGTCCGAgaacaacaataacaataatgaCGACGACAATCCTCATCCAAACTGGCACGCAGACGGAGGCAGGACAAACGATGGCTCTAGTCAAGGCATGTTGAGGCCTCTAGGAGGCAACTTCGGACGCATTGGAAGCAGTGATAGAGGTCCGGGGAGCGGCGGCACGAGAGGAGAAGGTATGGTTGAATCGTGGATTTGTTCATCGGATTGA